A single window of Caldimicrobium thiodismutans DNA harbors:
- a CDS encoding universal stress protein has translation MSKPIALAIDFKKFTPSVLTTGEFLLKNIYPSSKAILFHVIEQFFTPPAYLLPYLNIEKERLEKALNELMAPISKKGFRVEKAVLLGEFWTALRNFVELLNPELIILGYEPHLIKIPTAEKILERLEISFLVVKENPLKKLNKILCPFDFSEKALSALKKAFYYAEKTQAELIVLYVINPLESPDKTCNLQYVTEREKEIKENWKNLLNTIKPPDINFRFETVCGNRLDEIMQKVEQESIDLIIAGRRGKILQTGIGSVSKALIKTSKIPVLLVN, from the coding sequence ATGAGCAAACCCATTGCCTTAGCCATTGATTTTAAAAAATTTACCCCCTCTGTTCTTACAACAGGGGAATTTTTACTAAAGAATATTTATCCCTCTTCAAAGGCCATCCTTTTCCATGTTATTGAACAATTTTTTACTCCCCCTGCCTATCTTCTCCCTTACTTAAATATTGAAAAAGAGCGTCTTGAAAAAGCCCTGAATGAACTCATGGCTCCTATATCTAAAAAAGGCTTCAGAGTTGAAAAAGCTGTTTTACTGGGAGAATTCTGGACAGCTCTTAGAAATTTTGTTGAGCTTTTAAATCCTGAGCTTATTATCCTTGGATATGAACCCCACTTAATTAAAATACCCACAGCAGAAAAAATTCTTGAACGCTTAGAGATAAGTTTTCTTGTAGTAAAAGAAAATCCCCTGAAAAAACTAAATAAAATACTCTGTCCCTTTGACTTTTCTGAAAAGGCCCTATCTGCCCTCAAAAAAGCCTTTTATTATGCTGAGAAAACCCAAGCTGAACTCATCGTTCTCTATGTCATAAATCCCTTAGAATCTCCAGATAAGACCTGTAATCTTCAGTATGTTACAGAAAGGGAAAAAGAAATTAAAGAAAACTGGAAAAACCTCTTAAATACTATCAAACCTCCTGATATCAATTTTCGTTTTGAAACTGTTTGTGGAAACAGGCTGGATGAAATAATGCAAAAGGTTGAGCAAGAATCAATTGACCTTATTATAGCTGGAAGAAGAGGTAAGATTTTGCAAACGGGAATAGGCTCAGTTAGCAAGGCACTTATTAAGACCTCAAAAATCCCGGTCCTTTTAGTAAACTAA
- a CDS encoding BCAM0308 family protein, with translation MSRKGEKWIKHTWEFESTEDPYAIQSAPSGEAVCPQCKSVFKDKRWFIDEELAEELLEAENVPKLLCPGCRKALEKYAMGYLFISGDFWKTHQEDMMRLINNEVEKARGLNPLHQIISIYEEEDKTIIETTTDHLAERLGRALYKAYKGDLEFKWSKGEKLVRVYWKRD, from the coding sequence ATGTCAAGAAAAGGTGAAAAGTGGATCAAACATACCTGGGAATTCGAATCTACTGAAGATCCCTATGCTATTCAATCTGCGCCTTCAGGAGAGGCAGTCTGTCCTCAATGTAAATCTGTCTTCAAAGACAAAAGATGGTTTATAGATGAGGAGCTTGCAGAAGAGCTTCTTGAGGCTGAAAATGTCCCCAAACTTCTTTGTCCAGGCTGCAGAAAGGCCTTAGAAAAATATGCCATGGGCTATCTTTTTATCTCAGGAGACTTCTGGAAGACCCATCAAGAGGATATGATGCGTCTTATTAATAATGAGGTTGAAAAGGCAAGAGGACTTAATCCCTTACATCAAATTATCAGCATTTACGAAGAAGAAGATAAAACTATTATTGAGACAACAACTGACCACCTGGCTGAAAGGCTTGGAAGAGCCCTTTACAAGGCCTATAAAGGAGATTTAGAATTTAAATGGTCAAAGGGTGAAAAATTAGTTAGAGTTTATTGGAAAAGAGATTAA
- a CDS encoding ferredoxin produces MATLVVDDELCIGCGTCVELCPNVFELGSDEKAYVKNQEGCKECNCEEAINSCPVSAISWQD; encoded by the coding sequence ATGGCTACCCTTGTGGTTGATGATGAACTTTGTATTGGCTGTGGGACCTGTGTGGAACTCTGCCCCAATGTCTTTGAACTTGGGTCAGATGAAAAGGCCTATGTAAAGAACCAGGAGGGTTGTAAAGAGTGTAACTGCGAAGAGGCTATTAATTCCTGCCCAGTTTCTGCTATATCCTGGCAGGATTAA
- a CDS encoding molybdopterin-dependent oxidoreductase, whose translation MRVSRRTFLKTALLGSAFLAGSKYFKKGFTEISRDEGIKYVRSTCSPNCTGACGFKAMVYRGRLVALIQAADYPEEEYNPRGCLRGQSMINLIYGPDRLKQPLIRVGKRGEGRFKAVSWDEALDYTATKLAEIMKKYGPESVASFIQVPGTGYVQKGALMRLSSMLGWSVIHAYTMNGDLPMFWPITFGVQTEELESLEWANSKYTLICGSNILWTRVPDAKFLHLSRERGGKIVVVDPNYSPTAAAADEWIQINPSTDAAFALGLAHVILSEGLYDENFVKTYTDLPLLVRLDNQKKLKAEEVAGLSAQAKAMKSRLPEYRECYVVYDVKAKRFVIPNPENLKRDFEPFLEGEIEVTLVDGKKVKVKPVFQLLKEEILANYSPEKVAQIISPSADRVKEYEEIVKRIGREIATIKPLHIVYGASNYQWYHGDLKGRAYSLLVALTGNLGKSGAGISTYAGQYRIRWPLGAWWQFKGKPLKWVSFLLWLNKEYRESEEFKKYNKETPYPPNDVKALVFGWGNPFDQHNLANRLREKALNGELELIVNFDFQMATSVAWSDVILPGVAWYEKYDLTATVLHPYVQLQQPAIEPLFQCMPEIWICKELAKRVAEKLGDDELKKEVREFYVNPELFDKEESARKKGEWNLRLAREIANQASLDAADLMLKTGGPLVEGITLEALKKGPVRLNLPAPGKRQLVFYEQIQEYKPFPPVSYPAPLPKTARFVKSGRIEFYKEEDVFIDLKETLPVHKDPIKDTEHKNMKEKYSLIYITRNRLYTVHSTHSNNITMLELQDFRPRIWIHPDTAKKRGIKEGDLVEIYNERGKVYAYAVLDPGIHPQIVTFEEGWWSRYLRGTSYNTLIYPWIKPTHIIYFVPGIWEASTCWNEAACEIKKA comes from the coding sequence ATGCGAGTTAGCAGGAGGACCTTTTTAAAAACCGCCCTTTTAGGAAGTGCTTTTTTAGCTGGTTCAAAGTATTTTAAAAAGGGGTTTACTGAGATTTCAAGGGATGAGGGTATTAAGTATGTAAGATCTACCTGTTCCCCTAATTGCACCGGAGCCTGTGGATTTAAGGCCATGGTTTATAGGGGAAGGCTTGTAGCCCTCATTCAGGCAGCTGATTATCCTGAGGAGGAATACAACCCCAGAGGCTGTCTTAGAGGGCAATCCATGATTAATCTTATTTATGGACCTGATCGGTTGAAACAACCCCTAATCAGAGTTGGTAAAAGAGGAGAGGGAAGATTTAAGGCTGTAAGCTGGGATGAAGCCCTGGATTATACAGCTACAAAACTTGCAGAGATCATGAAAAAATATGGTCCTGAGTCTGTGGCTTCTTTTATTCAAGTCCCTGGCACAGGATATGTTCAGAAAGGAGCCTTGATGAGGCTTTCTTCTATGTTGGGATGGAGTGTGATTCATGCCTATACCATGAATGGAGATCTTCCCATGTTTTGGCCTATAACTTTTGGAGTTCAAACAGAGGAACTTGAAAGTCTTGAATGGGCAAATTCAAAATACACCCTTATTTGCGGTTCGAATATTCTTTGGACGCGTGTCCCGGATGCTAAATTTCTTCATCTTAGTAGGGAAAGGGGAGGAAAAATAGTAGTTGTTGATCCCAATTATTCTCCCACAGCAGCTGCAGCTGATGAATGGATTCAAATTAATCCTTCAACAGATGCTGCCTTTGCTTTAGGTTTAGCCCATGTAATTCTTTCTGAAGGTCTTTATGATGAGAATTTTGTCAAAACTTATACGGATTTACCTCTTCTTGTGAGACTTGACAATCAGAAAAAATTGAAAGCTGAGGAAGTGGCTGGACTTTCGGCTCAGGCTAAGGCTATGAAGAGCCGTCTTCCAGAATACCGAGAGTGTTATGTGGTTTATGATGTAAAGGCCAAAAGATTTGTAATCCCCAATCCTGAAAATCTTAAAAGGGATTTTGAACCCTTTCTTGAGGGTGAGATTGAGGTCACCCTTGTGGATGGAAAAAAGGTGAAAGTTAAACCCGTTTTTCAGCTCTTAAAAGAGGAAATTCTTGCTAATTATAGTCCTGAAAAGGTGGCTCAGATAATTTCTCCATCAGCAGATAGGGTGAAAGAATATGAGGAGATAGTAAAACGTATTGGAAGGGAAATAGCTACTATAAAGCCCCTTCACATTGTTTACGGAGCAAGTAATTATCAGTGGTATCATGGAGATCTTAAAGGTAGGGCCTATTCCCTTTTAGTAGCTCTTACAGGAAATCTTGGAAAGTCAGGGGCTGGAATTTCTACCTATGCAGGCCAATACAGGATTCGCTGGCCTCTCGGGGCCTGGTGGCAATTTAAAGGTAAGCCCTTAAAATGGGTCAGTTTTCTCCTCTGGCTGAATAAAGAATATAGAGAAAGTGAAGAATTTAAAAAGTATAATAAAGAGACTCCATATCCTCCCAATGATGTTAAAGCCCTTGTCTTTGGTTGGGGGAATCCCTTTGATCAGCATAACCTTGCCAATCGTTTAAGAGAGAAAGCCTTAAATGGGGAGCTTGAGTTAATTGTCAATTTTGATTTTCAGATGGCAACCTCTGTTGCCTGGTCAGATGTAATATTACCTGGAGTTGCCTGGTATGAAAAATATGACCTTACAGCCACAGTTCTTCATCCATATGTTCAGCTTCAACAGCCTGCTATTGAACCCCTCTTTCAGTGTATGCCTGAGATCTGGATTTGTAAAGAGCTTGCCAAAAGAGTGGCTGAAAAGTTAGGAGATGATGAGCTAAAAAAGGAGGTAAGAGAATTCTATGTAAATCCTGAACTTTTTGATAAAGAGGAATCTGCAAGAAAGAAAGGAGAATGGAATCTAAGGCTTGCCAGAGAGATAGCTAATCAAGCCAGTCTTGATGCTGCAGACCTTATGTTAAAAACTGGGGGCCCCCTTGTTGAGGGAATTACCCTTGAAGCCCTTAAAAAGGGTCCTGTCCGTCTTAATTTGCCAGCCCCTGGAAAAAGACAGCTTGTCTTTTATGAACAGATCCAGGAATACAAACCCTTTCCACCAGTGTCTTATCCAGCACCACTTCCCAAAACTGCAAGATTTGTCAAAAGTGGAAGAATTGAGTTTTACAAGGAGGAGGATGTCTTTATTGATCTTAAAGAAACTTTACCAGTGCACAAAGACCCTATCAAAGATACTGAACACAAAAACATGAAAGAAAAGTATTCTTTAATCTATATTACCCGTAATAGACTTTACACTGTTCATTCCACTCACAGCAATAACATTACTATGCTTGAGCTTCAGGACTTTAGACCAAGAATCTGGATCCATCCAGATACAGCAAAAAAGAGAGGGATTAAAGAAGGGGATCTTGTTGAGATCTATAACGAGAGAGGAAAGGTTTATGCTTATGCTGTCCTTGATCCAGGAATTCATCCTCAGATTGTAACTTTTGAAGAGGGATGGTGGAGTAGATACTTAAGGGGAACTTCCTATAATACTCTAATCTACCCCTGGATTAAACCTACTCATATTATTTATTTTGTCCCAGGGATCTGGGAGGCAAGTACCTGCTGGAATGAAGCAGCATGTGAAATTAAAAAGGCCTAA
- a CDS encoding 4Fe-4S dicluster domain-containing protein yields MPRWGMAIDLGRCIGCRSCAVICKIHNALPPGTWWQRVETIGSKVHHTPVGRYPDFSEVYLPVPCQHCDNAPCVKVCPVGATWQREDGLVLIDFERCIGCRYCMTACPYGVRQFNWQNPDKNFKEAFKKLGYPQDWFADSSYRPGYPLEHRTKDGRLVFTPKRPRGVVEKCTFCVQYVDQGLPPACVRGCPGNARIFGDLNDPHSLISQVIKRRDVIRMREDLNTSPKVFYLLPEYKSYRGRIIYERVLKAFEGKVVNL; encoded by the coding sequence ATGCCAAGATGGGGAATGGCTATAGACCTTGGAAGATGTATAGGTTGCAGAAGTTGTGCCGTGATTTGTAAAATTCATAATGCTCTTCCACCAGGAACCTGGTGGCAAAGAGTTGAGACCATAGGGTCCAAGGTTCATCATACTCCTGTGGGAAGATATCCCGATTTTTCTGAGGTTTATCTTCCTGTGCCCTGTCAACACTGTGATAATGCTCCCTGTGTTAAAGTATGTCCTGTTGGAGCAACCTGGCAAAGGGAAGATGGGCTTGTTCTCATTGATTTTGAAAGGTGCATTGGTTGTAGATATTGTATGACTGCCTGTCCCTATGGGGTCAGACAGTTTAACTGGCAGAATCCTGACAAAAACTTTAAGGAAGCTTTTAAAAAACTTGGTTATCCTCAAGACTGGTTTGCTGATTCTTCTTACAGACCTGGTTATCCCCTTGAACACAGAACTAAGGATGGAAGGCTTGTTTTTACTCCTAAGAGACCAAGGGGTGTGGTGGAAAAATGCACCTTTTGTGTCCAATATGTGGATCAGGGATTACCACCTGCCTGTGTCAGGGGATGTCCAGGAAATGCAAGGATCTTTGGAGATCTAAATGATCCCCATAGTTTAATCTCTCAGGTTATTAAAAGAAGAGATGTGATTCGTATGAGAGAAGATTTAAATACCTCTCCCAAAGTTTTTTATCTCCTTCCGGAATATAAGAGTTACAGAGGAAGGATTATCTACGAGAGGGTTCTCAAAGCCTTTGAAGGAAAAGTGGTTAATCTGTAA
- the nrfD gene encoding NrfD/PsrC family molybdoenzyme membrane anchor subunit: MQGRFSKVYKILGLIIVIGLLAFIYQLSRGLIVTHMRNSFSWGLYIATWAFFVGTAAGGLVVSSSIYLFKVETLKPVARLATITAFVFAIAAMTILLPDVGRPDRLYNVFIHPNFKSLLPWDFLVLSSYSLVSIIYAYVLMKPEIYKFGVNFPFLGLKGKKDISDEEYTRLKEQSFAQAKKLAPIALPLAILIHTVTAWVLATQAARPWWYGGLLAPTFIATAISTGPAIVILFSLWILGVNEKLLSAYRVLAKISALSSIILLFMYYNEFFIRFWWHHGEDYEALKLLFTKYLHLHVIEVFFILLSAYLFFRYSDVPKKLIQGGIALIIGVFAHRFLLLPSAYNIIPFKVPVIERYGSEEWSYPIAHGEVTGDLLNPGRIFVDFWNYYPSVIEILITAGVMAAVVFVILKLSEILPVEEKA; encoded by the coding sequence ATGCAGGGAAGATTTTCTAAAGTTTATAAAATCCTTGGTCTAATAATAGTTATTGGACTTTTAGCCTTTATCTATCAGTTATCCAGGGGATTAATTGTCACCCATATGCGAAACTCCTTCTCCTGGGGGCTTTACATTGCTACCTGGGCCTTTTTTGTTGGAACTGCTGCAGGAGGATTGGTAGTTTCCTCTTCCATTTACCTTTTCAAGGTTGAGACCTTAAAACCAGTAGCAAGACTAGCTACCATTACAGCCTTTGTCTTTGCTATTGCAGCTATGACCATACTTTTGCCAGATGTGGGAAGACCGGACAGACTTTACAATGTTTTTATTCATCCCAATTTTAAAAGCCTTCTCCCTTGGGATTTTCTGGTTCTTTCTTCTTATTCACTGGTTTCTATAATTTATGCCTATGTTTTAATGAAGCCCGAGATTTATAAATTTGGAGTGAACTTTCCTTTTCTTGGCTTAAAGGGTAAAAAAGATATAAGTGATGAGGAGTATACGAGGTTAAAAGAGCAATCTTTTGCACAGGCTAAAAAGCTTGCTCCTATTGCGCTTCCCCTTGCTATTTTAATTCATACTGTCACAGCCTGGGTCCTTGCCACACAGGCAGCAAGACCTTGGTGGTATGGAGGCCTTCTTGCTCCTACCTTTATTGCTACAGCTATCTCTACAGGCCCTGCTATTGTTATTCTCTTTTCCCTCTGGATTCTTGGTGTCAATGAAAAACTTCTTTCTGCCTATAGAGTCCTTGCCAAAATCTCAGCACTATCAAGCATAATCTTACTCTTTATGTATTACAATGAATTTTTCATTCGCTTTTGGTGGCACCATGGAGAGGATTATGAAGCCTTAAAACTTCTTTTTACCAAGTATTTACATCTCCATGTGATTGAGGTCTTCTTCATTCTTCTTTCAGCCTATCTATTTTTCAGATACTCAGATGTTCCAAAAAAACTTATTCAGGGAGGTATTGCTTTAATAATTGGAGTTTTTGCACATAGATTTTTACTTCTTCCCTCGGCATACAATATAATTCCTTTTAAAGTGCCTGTAATTGAAAGGTATGGTTCCGAGGAATGGAGCTATCCCATTGCCCACGGGGAAGTGACAGGGGATCTTTTAAATCCGGGAAGGATCTTTGTAGATTTCTGGAATTATTATCCCTCTGTTATTGAGATTTTAATAACAGCTGGTGTTATGGCAGCAGTTGTGTTTGTAATTTTAAAACTTTCAGAAATTTTACCTGTTGAAGAAAAAGCATGA
- a CDS encoding TorD/DmsD family molecular chaperone — MKNLWFKYYSLLLSYPSKDWLYELENIERYLEKEKNDFFKFSQFFKNFSLQELQEEYTNLFISSFPTLPCPPYEAYYREGLLLGETSQEVLDYYEKTGFQFFKEGEAPDHIAVELEFCALTEDLTFIKRIKNWFNDLKECVEKSSQIYSKIVKFISEELKKWE; from the coding sequence ATGAAAAACCTTTGGTTCAAATATTATTCTTTACTTTTAAGTTATCCTTCAAAAGACTGGCTTTATGAACTTGAAAATATTGAGAGGTATTTAGAAAAAGAAAAAAATGATTTTTTTAAATTCAGCCAGTTCTTTAAAAATTTTTCTCTACAGGAGTTGCAGGAAGAATACACCAATCTTTTTATCTCCTCATTCCCCACCCTTCCATGCCCTCCCTATGAGGCCTATTATAGGGAGGGCCTTCTTCTTGGTGAAACCTCTCAAGAGGTTTTAGATTATTATGAAAAAACTGGATTTCAATTTTTCAAAGAAGGCGAGGCCCCTGATCATATTGCTGTGGAACTGGAATTCTGCGCCCTTACCGAGGACCTTACCTTTATTAAAAGGATTAAAAATTGGTTTAACGATCTAAAAGAATGTGTAGAAAAAAGTTCTCAAATTTATAGTAAGATTGTAAAATTTATAAGTGAAGAATTAAAAAAGTGGGAATAA
- a CDS encoding CBS domain-containing protein — protein MPKKISISEEDILSAMKSLGTYIDITPEDFKKLYEIVWQKVKEKFLYETKAKDIMNPEVLYVFPEDKLEEVIIQMAERGVSGVPVVEKEKVMGILSEKDILKGIGISKSIGLLSALAECLKRSECLLEEVLTKKVKDFMTSPAITVNLNDPVVKVIELFKKKRINRVPVIDNEGKLKGIIARGDIFLLPFFEEELS, from the coding sequence ATGCCAAAAAAAATTTCCATTTCAGAGGAAGATATTTTATCTGCTATGAAATCTCTGGGAACATACATTGATATTACTCCCGAAGATTTCAAAAAATTATATGAAATTGTCTGGCAGAAAGTTAAGGAAAAATTTCTGTATGAAACTAAAGCCAAAGATATTATGAATCCCGAAGTTTTATATGTTTTTCCTGAAGATAAACTTGAAGAGGTTATAATCCAGATGGCAGAGAGAGGAGTTTCTGGGGTGCCTGTAGTAGAAAAGGAGAAGGTGATGGGTATTCTTTCGGAGAAGGATATCCTAAAGGGTATAGGGATTAGTAAATCCATAGGACTTTTATCAGCATTGGCTGAATGTCTTAAAAGGAGTGAATGTTTATTAGAAGAAGTTTTAACTAAAAAAGTAAAAGATTTCATGACCTCGCCTGCCATTACTGTTAATCTTAACGATCCTGTAGTCAAAGTAATTGAATTATTCAAGAAAAAAAGGATAAACCGTGTGCCAGTGATTGATAATGAGGGAAAACTTAAAGGTATTATTGCCCGAGGAGATATATTTCTTTTGCCCTTTTTTGAAGAGGAACTTTCATGA
- a CDS encoding HPP family protein, with the protein MTLGEYFSKMKGGAKSPPRVSLLEVFWSFVGSFLGIGLVAFIHSFYVEPRGLFLVIASYGASAVLIYGAPHSPLAQPRNLLGGHLLSGFVGALIAKLVPFYFLACALSVSLAIVVMHLTKTLHPPGGATALFAVIGGEKVQRLGLIYALFPVLTGAILMLIIALLVNNLSKVRRYPEYWW; encoded by the coding sequence ATGACTCTTGGTGAGTATTTTTCTAAAATGAAAGGAGGAGCCAAGTCTCCTCCCAGGGTAAGTCTTTTAGAGGTCTTCTGGTCCTTTGTGGGAAGTTTTCTTGGGATTGGTCTTGTAGCCTTTATTCACAGTTTTTATGTTGAGCCCCGGGGACTTTTTTTGGTAATAGCCTCATATGGGGCTTCAGCGGTTTTAATTTATGGAGCACCCCATAGTCCTCTTGCTCAGCCAAGAAATCTTTTAGGAGGACATTTATTATCAGGATTTGTGGGCGCATTGATTGCCAAACTTGTCCCGTTTTATTTCCTTGCCTGTGCCTTGAGTGTTTCCCTTGCCATTGTGGTTATGCATCTAACCAAAACCCTTCACCCTCCAGGAGGAGCAACAGCCCTTTTTGCAGTGATTGGAGGAGAAAAGGTGCAAAGACTCGGCTTAATTTATGCCTTATTCCCTGTTCTAACAGGAGCTATTCTTATGCTAATAATTGCCCTTCTTGTGAACAATCTTTCTAAGGTAAGAAGATATCCTGAATACTGGTGGTGA
- a CDS encoding EamA family transporter — MDQKTLILWLLTLFFWGISPTLEKVGLKKVEPLIGLWIRTLSALIGITLALLFTSSFQALKILEKRDLFYLCLSGITAGFLGMYFYFSLLKMHQASQIVPLTATYPLVATFLAILILKEPLTLSKIIGTFLIALGIYLLFRSPS; from the coding sequence ATGGATCAAAAGACTTTGATACTTTGGCTTCTTACCCTCTTTTTCTGGGGCATAAGCCCAACCCTTGAAAAGGTGGGATTAAAAAAAGTTGAGCCCCTTATTGGCCTCTGGATTAGAACCCTTTCAGCCCTTATTGGAATTACCCTTGCCCTTCTCTTTACCTCTTCCTTTCAAGCTTTAAAAATCCTTGAAAAAAGGGATCTATTTTATCTATGCCTTTCAGGGATAACCGCAGGCTTTCTTGGAATGTATTTTTACTTTTCCCTTCTTAAGATGCACCAAGCTTCTCAAATTGTTCCTCTTACCGCAACTTATCCCCTTGTAGCCACCTTTCTTGCCATCCTTATCTTGAAAGAACCTCTAACCTTAAGCAAAATCATCGGAACCTTTTTAATCGCTCTTGGTATATACCTTCTCTTTAGGAGCCCTTCTTAA
- a CDS encoding C-GCAxxG-C-C family protein translates to MGDVSRRDFLIGSGLFSAGLLLSKAFQIDLVTSAEAKMKTQKWPWPYEKLDPEKTAEIAYNEWYRVFCGAAVISSIFSQLAEKIGEPYASFPVDAFIIQEGGLAGWGTLCGSINGAAVVANCICGPRISGSEVGHIISTNLLDWYSNTDLPTYKPKNPKANKERIVQTMSGSPLCHISVGKWMKASGFALASPERKDRCARVAASVAYQLTMMLNAWKDGKFHEGVKWSPAGTFGITAQQNCGECHGSNIPEAPKMKK, encoded by the coding sequence ATGGGAGATGTGAGCAGAAGGGATTTTTTAATTGGGTCTGGACTTTTTAGTGCCGGGCTTTTGCTTTCTAAAGCCTTTCAAATTGATCTGGTTACTTCTGCAGAAGCTAAGATGAAAACTCAAAAATGGCCCTGGCCTTATGAAAAACTGGATCCTGAGAAAACAGCTGAAATTGCTTACAATGAATGGTATAGGGTCTTTTGTGGAGCTGCAGTAATTAGTTCTATTTTTTCTCAATTAGCTGAAAAAATAGGCGAGCCTTATGCTTCCTTTCCAGTAGACGCCTTTATTATTCAGGAAGGAGGGCTTGCTGGCTGGGGAACTCTTTGTGGCTCAATTAACGGCGCAGCCGTTGTTGCCAACTGTATCTGCGGTCCAAGAATCAGTGGTTCCGAGGTAGGACACATTATCTCTACTAATCTTTTAGACTGGTATAGTAATACCGATTTACCCACATACAAACCTAAAAATCCTAAAGCAAACAAAGAACGCATTGTGCAAACGATGAGTGGTTCCCCTCTTTGTCATATCTCAGTTGGTAAGTGGATGAAGGCCTCGGGGTTTGCACTGGCAAGTCCTGAAAGAAAGGATAGATGTGCAAGAGTTGCAGCAAGCGTTGCCTATCAATTGACTATGATGCTTAATGCCTGGAAGGATGGAAAATTTCATGAAGGGGTAAAATGGTCCCCAGCTGGAACCTTTGGTATTACAGCTCAGCAAAATTGTGGAGAATGTCACGGATCAAACATTCCTGAAGCACCCAAAATGAAAAAATAA
- a CDS encoding tyrosine-type recombinase/integrase — protein sequence MFWAKYYQWLVLHKKQSTLRERLSRWKTVIKPYFGERFLSEITPSDVEKFQFLGLNFF from the coding sequence ATCTTCTGGGCTAAGTATTATCAATGGCTTGTTCTTCATAAAAAGCAATCTACATTGCGAGAAAGACTTTCACGATGGAAAACGGTGATAAAGCCATATTTTGGAGAAAGATTTCTCAGTGAGATAACTCCTTCTGATGTGGAAAAATTTCAATTCTTGGGATTAAATTTCTTCTAA